A part of Oculatellaceae cyanobacterium genomic DNA contains:
- a CDS encoding acylase, with translation MMSFYPQKNRKNPLSSLLSPPSTLVLLILSLAFTLLIGCYHPVVGQSNTELLWDTYGIPHIYAKDGKSLFQAFGWAQMQSHGNLILRLYGQARGKAAEYWGKDYLESDKWVRTMGIPERAQQWYQQQNPTFRSYLDAFAVGINNYAKENSDRIDDKLKAVLPVTGADVLAHGQRVLHFTFVVDQDKVADITQKWSSSQIGMNSDRTDSNSPPRQRGGVSAGSNGWAIAPKHSASGNAMLLANPHLPWSDLYLWYEAQLTAPEIDAYGATLLGFPVLEIAFNNNLGWTHTVNTHDGWDAYELKLSKNGYLWDGKVQPFQTEKQIIKVKQDNGTTKEETLTIKRSIHGAVVQEKDNKAIAIRVVGLDKPNALQQWWDMARANNLAQFESALKRLQIPMFTVMYADREGHIMHLFNGDVPVRSQGDFDYWEGIIPGDTSATLWTKSHPYQDLPRVADPASGWLQNANDAPWTTTFPQALNPDNYPAYMAPRESMGFRPQRSAKMLMEDEKISFEKLIKYKHSTIMELADRLLDDLIPAARKQGSEIARRAANVLEKWDRKADADSQGAVLFASWAQAVDRKKLFATPWNASAPLSTPDGLADPANAVAVLENVAKKLEANYGALDISWGKVFRLQQGNIDLPGNGADDSLGVFRAVWYAPTKDGKFQAVAGDTFVAAIEFSNPVKAMALTTYGNSTQPQAANNGEQLKLFANQKLRQVWRTRQDVEAHLASRHVF, from the coding sequence ATGATGAGTTTTTACCCACAAAAAAATAGGAAAAATCCTCTCTCCTCTCTCCTCTCTCCTCCCTCCACTCTTGTACTATTAATACTTAGCCTTGCTTTTACCCTCCTAATTGGCTGCTACCATCCAGTAGTGGGGCAAAGTAATACAGAATTATTGTGGGATACCTACGGAATACCGCATATTTACGCCAAAGATGGCAAAAGTTTGTTTCAAGCATTTGGTTGGGCGCAAATGCAAAGTCACGGTAACTTAATCTTGCGTTTATACGGTCAAGCGCGGGGAAAAGCTGCGGAGTATTGGGGCAAAGATTACTTAGAATCAGATAAATGGGTGCGTACAATGGGAATACCAGAACGCGCCCAACAATGGTATCAACAACAAAATCCGACTTTCCGCAGTTATCTAGATGCGTTTGCGGTTGGAATTAATAATTATGCTAAGGAAAATAGCGATCGCATTGACGACAAACTCAAAGCTGTTTTACCTGTAACGGGTGCGGATGTCTTAGCTCACGGTCAGCGCGTACTGCATTTTACCTTTGTAGTCGATCAAGATAAAGTTGCAGATATTACCCAAAAGTGGTCTTCATCTCAAATTGGGATGAATAGCGACCGCACAGACTCTAACTCCCCACCCCGTCAACGGGGTGGGGTTTCCGCAGGATCTAATGGTTGGGCGATCGCACCCAAACATTCTGCTAGTGGTAACGCCATGCTACTAGCAAACCCCCACTTACCCTGGTCAGATTTATATTTATGGTATGAAGCGCAACTCACAGCACCCGAAATTGATGCTTACGGCGCTACCCTGCTCGGTTTCCCTGTTCTGGAAATAGCATTTAATAACAACTTAGGATGGACGCACACAGTTAACACCCATGATGGTTGGGATGCTTACGAATTAAAGCTATCAAAAAATGGCTATCTCTGGGATGGCAAAGTACAACCGTTTCAAACAGAAAAGCAAATAATTAAAGTTAAACAAGATAACGGTACTACTAAAGAAGAAACCCTCACTATTAAGCGTTCTATTCACGGCGCTGTTGTCCAAGAAAAAGATAATAAAGCTATTGCGATCCGTGTTGTTGGTTTAGATAAACCAAACGCGCTACAACAATGGTGGGATATGGCGCGGGCGAATAACTTAGCGCAATTTGAGTCAGCATTAAAACGGCTGCAAATTCCCATGTTTACCGTTATGTATGCAGATCGGGAAGGGCATATCATGCACTTATTTAATGGTGATGTCCCAGTACGATCGCAAGGAGATTTTGATTATTGGGAAGGCATTATCCCAGGTGATACTTCTGCTACATTATGGACAAAATCTCACCCCTACCAAGACTTACCCCGTGTAGCCGATCCTGCCAGTGGTTGGTTACAAAATGCCAACGATGCACCCTGGACAACCACATTTCCACAAGCACTTAATCCAGATAATTATCCCGCGTATATGGCTCCGCGAGAGTCTATGGGTTTCCGTCCGCAACGTTCAGCTAAAATGTTGATGGAAGATGAAAAAATTTCTTTTGAAAAATTAATTAAATACAAGCATTCAACCATAATGGAATTAGCAGATCGTCTGCTAGATGATCTTATTCCTGCTGCGCGTAAACAAGGTAGTGAAATAGCCCGTCGTGCTGCTAATGTTTTAGAAAAATGGGATCGTAAAGCAGATGCAGATAGTCAAGGCGCAGTATTATTTGCATCTTGGGCGCAAGCAGTAGATCGCAAAAAATTATTTGCCACGCCTTGGAACGCAAGCGCACCTTTATCAACTCCTGATGGACTTGCCGATCCTGCAAATGCAGTTGCAGTATTAGAAAATGTTGCTAAAAAACTAGAAGCAAACTATGGTGCATTAGATATATCTTGGGGTAAAGTTTTCCGACTGCAACAAGGAAATATTGATTTGCCTGGTAATGGTGCAGATGATAGTTTAGGTGTGTTTCGTGCTGTTTGGTATGCTCCTACTAAAGATGGAAAATTTCAAGCAGTTGCAGGAGACACTTTTGTTGCTGCGATCGAGTTTTCCAACCCAGTCAAAGCAATGGCGCTTACCACTTATGGTAATTCTACTCAACCACAAGCTGCTAATAATGGAGAACAGTTAAAGTTATTTGCTAATCAAAAATTACGGCAAGTATGGCGAACTCGTCAAGATGTTGAAGCGCATCTCGCTTCCCGTCATGTATTTTAA
- a CDS encoding type II toxin-antitoxin system VapB family antitoxin: protein MLTPIQIDQTLLQQALALSNHPTASALIEAALREYIQRRQQMKVLELVAIALK from the coding sequence ATGCTAACTCCCATTCAAATAGACCAAACCCTGCTTCAACAAGCTTTGGCTTTGAGTAACCATCCAACAGCCAGTGCATTAATAGAAGCAGCTTTACGCGAATACATCCAACGTCGCCAACAAATGAAAGTATTAGAGTTAGTTGCGATCGCATTGAAATAA
- a CDS encoding 4'-phosphopantetheinyl transferase superfamily protein: MLMRLLWSPPPADIALLSNDVHVWCAVLDQPAGRVEQLAQTLSEDEKARSDRFYFEQHRKRFIIARGLLRTILGRYLTIAPNLVNFSYGSQGKPALAEDLAVSKLQFNVSHSENLALYAVTRDRAVGIDIEYISPMADAEQLAERFFAAKEAEILRSLPENQKQQAFFNCWTRKEAYVKACGAGLSQPLNQFEVSLIPGKSANLLSIAGSTSAAAHWQLQDLKPASDYAGAMAVEGKDWQIHCWQWLE; the protein is encoded by the coding sequence ATGCTGATGAGATTATTATGGAGTCCACCACCAGCAGACATAGCTTTATTAAGCAATGATGTCCATGTTTGGTGTGCTGTTTTAGACCAACCAGCAGGGCGGGTAGAACAATTAGCACAAACGCTATCTGAAGACGAGAAAGCTAGAAGCGATCGCTTTTATTTTGAACAACACAGAAAACGTTTTATTATTGCTAGAGGTTTACTTAGAACTATCCTTGGTCGCTATCTCACTATTGCGCCAAATTTAGTCAATTTCTCTTATGGTAGCCAAGGTAAGCCAGCACTGGCAGAAGATTTAGCTGTAAGTAAGCTGCAATTTAATGTATCTCATTCTGAAAACTTAGCTTTATATGCGGTGACACGCGATCGCGCCGTTGGCATTGACATCGAATATATCAGCCCGATGGCAGATGCGGAACAACTAGCAGAAAGATTTTTTGCAGCTAAAGAAGCTGAGATATTGCGCTCACTACCTGAAAATCAAAAGCAACAAGCATTTTTTAATTGCTGGACTAGAAAAGAAGCTTATGTAAAAGCTTGTGGCGCTGGACTATCACAACCTCTAAATCAATTTGAAGTATCACTAATACCAGGAAAATCCGCGAATTTATTAAGTATTGCTGGATCAACATCCGCCGCCGCACATTGGCAACTGCAAGATTTAAAGCCTGCGTCTGACTATGCTGGTGCGATGGCTGTAGAAGGAAAAGATTGGCAAATACACTGCTGGCAATGGTTAGAGTAA
- a CDS encoding nucleotidyltransferase family protein: MTQVKYITDAQKLLLQVATQPRETAIAAWEAWKTIVDLDESDAASYQLLPLVYRNLSNYGYQDDLMPKLKGIYRLRWCKNQVILQLFVKILHILQQSGIEAIILKDVALLSQYYPDLGQRNIYILAILVHPQQALKTREFLNELGWQESEKLTPKVLQTKNVINFYGQPDCQLELHWYLTGISIKKTFEQVKFLQLQDISTLFLNSEAQLIQLLLQKTSGDQVSHILWINDILMVLNQENNFDFERIILLLSKYALIGNLPEKIPMLAEVADLIKPQIFVESIKKINSYNKIDLCEPDLIKPHRTAWQIFRVRYKEYLRIAANRGENFNIFGFIKYLQVIWELQYLWQVPIKVVKWNIKNRVI, translated from the coding sequence ATGACACAAGTTAAGTATATTACTGATGCACAAAAACTGCTATTACAAGTAGCAACTCAACCAAGAGAAACTGCGATCGCAGCTTGGGAAGCTTGGAAAACAATTGTTGATCTAGACGAAAGCGATGCTGCTTCATATCAATTGTTACCCTTAGTTTACCGCAACTTATCTAACTATGGCTATCAAGATGATTTGATGCCAAAACTCAAAGGTATTTATCGCCTCAGATGGTGTAAAAACCAAGTAATATTACAATTATTTGTGAAAATTTTACACATTTTACAACAAAGTGGAATTGAAGCAATTATTTTAAAAGATGTTGCTTTACTCTCGCAATACTATCCCGATTTAGGTCAAAGAAACATTTATATTTTAGCTATCCTTGTTCATCCACAGCAAGCGCTAAAAACCAGGGAATTTTTGAATGAGCTAGGTTGGCAAGAGTCAGAAAAACTTACACCAAAAGTTTTACAAACTAAAAATGTTATCAATTTTTACGGACAACCAGATTGCCAGTTAGAGCTACACTGGTATTTAACAGGCATTTCAATAAAAAAAACATTTGAGCAAGTAAAATTTCTACAATTACAAGATATATCAACATTATTTTTAAATTCAGAAGCTCAGTTAATTCAGCTTTTATTACAAAAAACTTCCGGCGATCAAGTTTCGCATATACTTTGGATAAATGATATATTAATGGTTCTAAATCAAGAAAATAATTTTGACTTTGAACGAATAATTTTACTGCTATCTAAATACGCTTTAATTGGTAATCTACCAGAAAAAATACCAATGCTAGCTGAAGTAGCTGATTTAATTAAACCTCAAATTTTTGTAGAAAGTATCAAAAAAATAAATAGTTATAATAAAATTGATCTGTGTGAACCTGATTTAATTAAACCTCATAGAACTGCTTGGCAAATATTTAGGGTTCGCTATAAGGAGTATCTCAGAATTGCTGCCAATCGCGGTGAGAATTTTAATATTTTCGGTTTTATCAAGTACCTGCAAGTAATCTGGGAATTACAGTATTTATGGCAAGTTCCTATAAAAGTAGTAAAATGGAATATCAAAAATAGAGTTATATAG
- a CDS encoding ABC transporter ATP-binding protein — MNFLAWRYYSKFYQPYYYRLVLIVFSLTLRSISVIPIALIIRYLFDSVIPHKHYFQLIFIGVGLFIFRVVDLGFSLWIKHKILKTNTAVIEKLRIELLKKFYAFSRSYYSQADLNELHTLIVQDTKRLDTMSHTLISKIIPELLIAIFLSILLFNVNWSLFLILIAVIPFVYLLSKYMSKKVQYWVTSYQESFKAFKKGIFFVLHNMDLTRIQAGEDYEIARQKVFLAAEKSANINLCWINSIYGVVQNLVITFAGIVLLIVGGLEIIEGHMTVGKILLFLFAANILKNSFFNIINAMPDIIDGNESLKDLFKIIKIDDMKPYNENKKINFQGEVIFNNVSFSYQDNKVISNAHLKISKQETVAIVGTNGAGKSTITYLLLGFYRPDKGQIYADEYPLDILDISDLRRQIGVVTQEATIIAGTILENITYGIPDANLGNASAAAKLSTADDFIQNLPNAYDTLVGERGILLSGGQRQKIAIARALVRQPKLLILDEPTNHLDRGSVITLMKNLKQLEPIPTILIISHDDGIIQEADSVYSLENGCLVPMNI; from the coding sequence ATGAATTTCTTGGCTTGGCGCTACTACAGTAAATTTTATCAACCTTATTACTATCGTTTAGTATTAATAGTTTTTAGTTTAACCTTACGATCTATTTCTGTTATTCCAATCGCTTTGATAATTCGCTATCTCTTTGATAGTGTTATTCCTCACAAACATTACTTTCAGCTAATTTTTATTGGGGTAGGACTGTTTATTTTTCGTGTTGTAGATCTAGGTTTTTCACTATGGATTAAACATAAAATTCTCAAAACTAACACAGCAGTAATTGAAAAATTGAGAATTGAATTGCTGAAAAAGTTTTATGCTTTTTCTCGATCTTATTACAGTCAAGCTGATCTTAACGAATTACACACACTTATTGTTCAAGATACCAAACGTTTAGATACTATGAGCCATACGCTCATATCTAAAATAATTCCCGAATTGTTAATTGCTATTTTTTTAAGCATTTTGCTTTTTAATGTTAATTGGTCTTTATTTTTAATTTTGATTGCTGTTATTCCCTTTGTTTACTTATTGAGTAAATACATGAGTAAAAAAGTCCAATATTGGGTAACATCATACCAAGAAAGCTTCAAGGCATTTAAAAAGGGAATATTTTTTGTATTACATAATATGGATTTAACCAGAATTCAAGCTGGAGAAGATTATGAAATTGCTAGACAAAAAGTATTTCTGGCTGCTGAAAAATCTGCGAACATTAATTTATGTTGGATTAATAGTATATATGGAGTAGTTCAAAATTTAGTTATTACCTTTGCTGGCATAGTTTTACTAATTGTTGGAGGACTTGAGATTATTGAAGGACACATGACCGTAGGAAAAATTTTATTATTTTTATTTGCAGCTAATATTTTAAAAAATAGCTTTTTTAATATTATTAATGCTATGCCAGACATAATTGATGGCAATGAGTCTTTAAAAGATTTATTTAAAATTATTAAAATTGATGATATGAAGCCTTATAATGAAAATAAAAAAATCAATTTTCAAGGTGAAGTAATTTTTAATAATGTAAGTTTTAGTTATCAAGACAATAAAGTTATTAGCAATGCACACTTAAAAATTAGTAAACAAGAAACAGTAGCAATTGTTGGAACAAATGGTGCTGGAAAAAGTACAATTACTTATTTATTATTAGGGTTTTATCGTCCTGACAAGGGGCAGATTTATGCTGATGAGTATCCCTTAGATATTTTGGATATCAGCGATCTACGCCGTCAAATTGGGGTAGTGACTCAGGAAGCAACAATTATTGCTGGTACAATTTTAGAAAATATTACTTATGGTATTCCTGATGCTAACTTAGGAAATGCGAGCGCCGCAGCCAAATTATCAACGGCTGATGATTTTATTCAAAATCTTCCTAACGCTTACGACACACTGGTTGGAGAAAGGGGGATATTATTATCGGGGGGACAACGGCAAAAAATTGCGATCGCACGTGCTTTAGTACGCCAACCTAAACTTTTAATCCTTGATGAACCTACAAATCACTTAGACCGAGGTTCAGTAATTACTTTAATGAAAAATCTCAAACAATTAGAACCTATACCAACCATTTTAATAATTAGCCATGATGATGGAATTATTCAAGAAGCCGACTCAGTTTATAGCTTAGAAAACGGTTGTTTAGTACCAATGAATATATGA
- a CDS encoding glycosyltransferase family A protein → MVNQSLVSVIIPVYNGELYLAEAIESVLAQTYQQIEIIVIDDGSTDRTAEIAQGFSLVQYYYQSNSGTGTARNYGVNISQGEFLAFLDADDIWVENKLTLQMQAFKNHPELDIIFGQVQQFYSPGLPENMKNKIFCDRRLMPGCIPSAMLIKRNAFFHVGEFEGQWQTREFATWYIRATELNLTMLMLPELVTKRRIHQNNKGVKGEFISDYVKILKAYIDRKRLQQEVKILS, encoded by the coding sequence ATGGTTAATCAATCTTTAGTCAGCGTCATTATTCCAGTTTATAACGGTGAGCTTTATCTGGCAGAAGCTATTGAAAGCGTACTAGCACAAACCTATCAACAAATTGAAATTATTGTTATTGATGATGGTTCAACAGATCGAACTGCTGAAATAGCACAGGGTTTTTCCTTAGTACAGTATTACTATCAATCTAATTCCGGTACTGGTACAGCTAGAAACTACGGCGTAAACATATCTCAAGGAGAATTTCTTGCCTTTCTCGATGCCGATGATATCTGGGTAGAAAATAAACTTACGCTTCAGATGCAAGCTTTTAAAAATCATCCCGAATTAGATATTATCTTTGGACAAGTTCAACAATTTTATAGTCCAGGCTTACCAGAAAACATGAAAAATAAAATCTTTTGCGATCGGCGTTTGATGCCAGGATGTATCCCATCAGCTATGCTAATTAAACGAAATGCTTTCTTCCATGTTGGGGAATTTGAAGGTCAATGGCAAACGCGAGAGTTCGCTACTTGGTACATACGTGCAACCGAATTAAATCTGACAATGCTGATGCTACCAGAATTAGTTACAAAGAGGCGGATTCATCAAAATAATAAAGGAGTTAAAGGAGAGTTTATTAGCGATTATGTTAAAATTTTAAAAGCTTATATTGATCGCAAACGTCTTCAGCAAGAAGTGAAAATTTTAAGTTAA
- a CDS encoding NAD(P)-dependent oxidoreductase produces MFNKIFNKKYEFHNDFKSNIKHILITGAAGVIGTSLREHLSQHYNFRCLDINAIPNTNNMIIADITNFKAVLEAMQGVDAVIHLAANPKLNQAWDDVYHSSIGGTYNIFEAARQAGVTKVIYASTTHVSIWPDIKQQVLITPEMPVNPDTLYGVGKACGEMLGRFYTEKYNLSVICLRIGWFKLKPEINNPDQLQRFIRTWCSPKDLAQLVRRSLDTDNLGFQIFYAVSNNRQRFWDISNAQKLVGYQPEDDAEKFLP; encoded by the coding sequence ATGTTTAATAAAATTTTTAATAAAAAATATGAATTTCACAATGATTTTAAATCAAATATAAAACATATCTTAATAACAGGCGCAGCCGGAGTTATTGGTACTTCTCTCCGCGAGCATCTGAGCCAGCACTATAATTTTCGGTGTCTTGATATTAATGCAATCCCTAATACTAATAACATGATAATTGCAGATATCACTAATTTTAAGGCTGTTTTAGAAGCAATGCAAGGTGTAGATGCGGTTATTCATCTGGCTGCTAATCCGAAGTTAAACCAAGCTTGGGATGATGTTTATCACAGTAGTATTGGCGGGACATACAACATTTTTGAAGCTGCACGACAAGCAGGAGTTACTAAAGTTATTTATGCCAGCACTACTCATGTCTCTATTTGGCCTGATATTAAACAGCAAGTGCTGATCACACCAGAAATGCCTGTAAATCCAGATACACTTTACGGAGTAGGTAAAGCTTGCGGAGAAATGCTGGGACGTTTTTATACAGAAAAGTATAATTTATCTGTTATTTGCTTACGCATTGGTTGGTTTAAATTAAAACCGGAAATAAATAATCCAGATCAACTTCAACGATTTATCCGTACTTGGTGCAGTCCTAAAGATTTAGCGCAGTTGGTCAGGCGATCGCTTGACACAGACAACCTGGGATTTCAAATTTTCTACGCTGTTTCAAATAACCGCCAACGTTTTTGGGATATAAGTAATGCTCAAAAACTGGTAGGGTATCAACCAGAGGATGATGCCGAAAAATTCTTACCCTGA
- a CDS encoding glycosyltransferase, with the protein MANQQPLVSVIVAVKNGERYLASALTSIFSQDYQAFEVIVVDDGSIDATQAIANSFPGVSLIQEAGNGVANARNVGIDAANGEFIAFLSHDDLWTINKLSTQVNYLLQHSEIQYTIAKIKFFLEPGYSIPPTFKPQLLSQEPVGYIPETLVAKKSLFAAIGKFDTSLSVAEDVDWFSRASDYQITKAIIPQVLLYKRIHDANTSLTSQISDQNLLRVMRRSIKRKQNYV; encoded by the coding sequence ATGGCAAACCAGCAACCGCTAGTTAGCGTGATTGTTGCTGTTAAAAATGGTGAGCGTTATTTAGCAAGTGCGCTAACAAGTATTTTTAGCCAAGATTACCAAGCTTTTGAGGTGATTGTTGTTGACGACGGATCTATTGATGCTACGCAGGCGATCGCCAATTCTTTTCCAGGCGTTTCTTTAATTCAGGAAGCAGGTAATGGTGTAGCAAATGCTCGGAATGTCGGAATTGATGCTGCTAATGGAGAATTTATTGCCTTTCTATCTCATGATGATTTATGGACGATTAATAAATTAAGTACACAAGTAAATTATTTACTCCAACATTCGGAAATTCAGTATACTATTGCCAAAATTAAGTTTTTTTTAGAGCCTGGATATTCAATACCACCAACATTTAAACCACAATTACTATCGCAAGAACCCGTCGGATATATTCCTGAGACTTTAGTAGCCAAGAAAAGTTTATTTGCAGCAATAGGAAAATTTGACACCAGCTTAAGTGTTGCTGAAGATGTTGATTGGTTCAGCAGAGCTAGCGATTATCAAATTACTAAAGCCATAATTCCTCAAGTTTTACTTTATAAACGAATTCATGACGCTAATACTTCCTTAACTTCACAAATTAGCGATCAAAATTTGCTCAGAGTTATGCGAAGATCTATTAAACGTAAGCAAAACTATGTTTAA
- a CDS encoding tetratricopeptide repeat protein: protein MELNKLSDHSPAAIQVKLATAWQIKGKFDRAITNCQQALKLSPDYFPAWVKIGDIRLQQGRLEEALENYHNALTIYFDQPEVSSRYQQILHLLKKGTFRQASQKQISPSQIVLLRDHPTGKINLSNQKTFNFHRSGWQFAINALKPLHNSKGILFDGFLEDNFAWKHWLLGKREDHILESMKNYGRFEQFATSEEKDIIPYTQPWMGIFHNPPNMPTWFHYYQSPQTILAKKVWQQSLYNCIGLFTLSEYHANWLRQQTGKPVSTLIHPTEIPEVQFNFQKFLANSQKKIVQIGWWLRKLNAIYQLPIPKSNPLDYEKIRLVPYIFNQSPENYNHLIEQERKLDNLTANLNFYENTREIHHLANYEYDRLLSENIVFLNLYDASANNAVIECIARATPLLINPLPAVIEYLGENYPFYYSDLSEAAAKALDTALIGETHTYLKNWQVRKQLSAEYFLESFQNSEVYQLI, encoded by the coding sequence ATGGAACTTAATAAATTATCAGATCACTCGCCAGCAGCCATTCAAGTAAAACTAGCGACTGCTTGGCAAATTAAGGGGAAATTTGACAGAGCGATCACCAACTGCCAACAAGCATTAAAATTGTCACCAGATTACTTTCCTGCTTGGGTAAAAATTGGCGATATTAGGCTTCAGCAGGGGCGACTAGAAGAAGCACTAGAGAATTATCACAACGCTTTAACAATTTATTTTGATCAACCAGAAGTATCTTCACGCTATCAGCAAATTCTACATCTTTTAAAAAAAGGAACATTTCGTCAAGCTTCACAAAAGCAGATATCGCCGAGTCAAATTGTCTTACTTCGAGATCATCCTACAGGGAAAATTAATCTCTCTAACCAAAAAACTTTTAATTTTCATCGCAGTGGTTGGCAATTTGCGATTAATGCCTTAAAACCTTTACATAACAGCAAAGGGATTTTATTTGATGGCTTTCTTGAAGATAACTTTGCTTGGAAACATTGGCTTTTAGGTAAACGAGAAGATCATATTTTAGAATCTATGAAAAATTACGGTAGGTTTGAGCAGTTTGCTACTTCTGAAGAAAAAGATATTATTCCTTACACTCAACCCTGGATGGGAATTTTTCATAATCCTCCCAATATGCCAACTTGGTTTCATTATTATCAATCTCCTCAAACTATTTTGGCTAAAAAAGTTTGGCAACAAAGTTTATATAATTGCATCGGTTTATTTACTTTGTCAGAGTATCATGCTAACTGGCTAAGGCAGCAAACAGGTAAACCTGTGTCTACGTTAATTCATCCTACTGAAATTCCTGAAGTACAATTTAATTTTCAGAAGTTTTTAGCTAATTCTCAGAAAAAAATTGTTCAGATTGGTTGGTGGTTGCGAAAGCTGAATGCTATTTACCAGTTACCAATACCTAAATCTAATCCTCTTGATTATGAAAAAATTCGCTTAGTCCCGTACATATTTAATCAGTCACCGGAAAATTATAATCACTTAATTGAACAAGAGAGGAAACTGGATAATTTAACTGCTAATCTTAATTTTTATGAAAATACTAGAGAAATTCACCATCTTGCTAACTATGAATACGATCGCTTATTGTCCGAGAATATTGTTTTTTTAAATTTATACGATGCTAGTGCTAATAATGCTGTAATCGAATGTATTGCCAGGGCAACTCCTTTACTCATTAATCCATTACCAGCAGTGATTGAATATTTAGGAGAAAATTATCCATTTTATTACAGTGATTTATCAGAAGCAGCAGCCAAAGCTTTAGATACCGCTTTAATTGGGGAAACTCACACTTACTTAAAAAATTGGCAAGTTAGAAAACAACTTTCTGCTGAATATTTTTTAGAAAGTTTTCAAAATAGCGAGGTTTATCAACTAATTTAG
- a CDS encoding nucleotidyltransferase family protein: MLKNQKNLTKEVNSCWPTTEQELLLQAALLTDEKAVKAWEKWKSVVDIDQLDVGSLRLLPLLYTNLRRWGVSDPMMEKFKGLYRQTWCENQLLFYQIADVLKMFQNAGIQTLILKGAALSLLYYKDYGLRPMADFDILIPLDKRQQAIALLQESSWIAHQVPGAEIELDEAFLNGRHSYTFISPNNQELDLHWHLLSNCLNTDVDEVFWQEAVLTQLHSISTYALNSTDQFLHVCVHGVAWNIVPPLRWVADAMMILNQTTDLNWERLIIIAEKQRLILPLTNALQYLFDLFQIPILSSVLKKLQNLPVLPEEQLDYQLTTVNFYSLCRQKPNRILQFYYQVYKSSYTRYITIFNEDKAPNFIRFYKFLQYHWRVRKIWNLPVYATSKAMQALGKIVRWGGK; encoded by the coding sequence GTGCTAAAAAATCAGAAAAATTTAACTAAAGAAGTAAATAGCTGCTGGCCAACTACTGAGCAAGAATTACTTTTGCAGGCAGCCCTCCTAACTGATGAAAAGGCAGTTAAAGCTTGGGAAAAATGGAAATCTGTTGTAGATATTGACCAATTAGATGTTGGTTCTCTGCGATTGCTACCTCTGCTATATACTAACCTGCGGCGGTGGGGTGTGAGCGACCCAATGATGGAAAAATTCAAGGGTTTGTACCGACAAACTTGGTGTGAAAACCAATTATTGTTTTATCAGATAGCCGATGTGCTGAAGATGTTTCAGAATGCTGGCATCCAGACTTTAATTCTCAAAGGTGCAGCTTTAAGCCTGCTTTATTATAAAGATTATGGGTTGCGCCCAATGGCTGATTTTGATATCTTAATTCCCCTAGATAAACGGCAGCAAGCGATCGCACTCTTACAAGAATCAAGCTGGATTGCCCATCAAGTTCCTGGTGCCGAAATAGAGCTTGATGAAGCTTTTCTGAATGGGAGACATAGTTATACTTTTATCAGCCCCAATAATCAAGAACTCGATCTACACTGGCATTTATTATCCAACTGCCTTAATACAGATGTAGATGAAGTATTCTGGCAAGAAGCTGTACTGACTCAACTACATAGTATTTCTACTTACGCATTAAATTCTACAGATCAGTTTTTACACGTCTGCGTGCATGGCGTAGCTTGGAATATTGTTCCGCCCCTGCGCTGGGTTGCTGATGCCATGATGATTCTTAACCAGACAACCGATTTGAACTGGGAACGTTTAATTATAATTGCTGAGAAGCAACGGCTGATACTACCTCTGACAAATGCACTTCAGTACCTATTTGATTTATTCCAGATTCCGATTCTGTCATCTGTACTGAAAAAGCTCCAAAATCTACCAGTTTTACCAGAAGAACAGTTAGATTATCAGTTAACAACTGTAAATTTCTATTCTTTATGCAGACAGAAACCTAACCGGATATTACAATTTTATTACCAAGTGTATAAGTCTTCCTATACTAGATACATTACAATATTTAACGAAGACAAGGCTCCCAATTTTATTCGCTTCTACAAATTTCTCCAGTACCATTGGCGAGTAAGGAAAATTTGGAATCTACCCGTATATGCGACTTCTAAAGCGATGCAAGCGCTGGGAAAGATAGTGAGATGGGGAGGAAAATAA